The genomic stretch TGGGAAAGAAGATCTAACCGGATTTAAAGATTACGCATCCCGTGAATTTTGGCGCTTGGAAAATGCTTATAATGACTTCAAGGACAACAGCAAAACTGGCAATGTACTACCTTATAATAACTATCCGATGCAAATAGAAACAGGGCAGGTTTTCGTCATCGATTATACAAAGACAGATGGTTCTGTTATAAGAGGTTATTACCGCTCTGATGGATATGTTTGGAACGGTGCACTTTCAACAGAAGAGTTTGCAGGGGAGTGAAATGCTCCTGAATAGCAAGGCTACCGTCCGACTTCTTTCAGACGGTAGCTGCTATAACTATAATTCATAAATCTAAATAATTGAAATTATCTTTAAAATCTTTATTTTCTTGTCATTATCACAGTCTTTTAACGCTCTTAGAATTTCGTTATCCAATGCAAAAGATGAGTTTTCATATTGATCTGATAAAAGGTAATCGATACTTGTATGAAGTGCGTTTGCAATCGCTAATAGAACATTAAGAGATACTTTGGTATGATTGTTTTCGATATTAGAGATATGAGAAACATTACAACCGACATAAGAGGCAACATTTTCTTGCGTCAGATTTTTTCTTATACGGATTTCTTTTATGCGTAAGCCTAATATCTCATAATTTATATTGTTATCATTATTACCAGTCAACTTAATCACCTCAGGAATTTGTCTATATGTATATATTTTTATTCTAATTGTAAACTTTGTGGTTCTATGCTAGAATAACCTGTACAAGTATAAAGTATACAAATAGACAAAAATGAGAAATTAGGAGAATAAAGCAATGAAAAATATTGTAAAGGGACTTTATATGAATTTACCGTCGTAATTACCACTTGACTGCGCCCTTAGGGAATGGATTACTATTAAGAAAAGGAGGAGGTTATGCGATACACAATCGGACAGTTTGCAGGCCTGCATCTGGTTTCAAAGAAAACCTTGCGATACTATAAGGAAATCGGGCTTCTTGAA from Anaerocolumna sp. AGMB13020 encodes the following:
- a CDS encoding helix-turn-helix domain-containing protein, which gives rise to MTGNNDNNINYEILGLRIKEIRIRKNLTQENVASYVGCNVSHISNIENNHTKVSLNVLLAIANALHTSIDYLLSDQYENSSFALDNEILRALKDCDNDKKIKILKIISII